A section of the Candidatus Bathyarchaeota archaeon genome encodes:
- the pstC gene encoding phosphate ABC transporter permease subunit PstC has translation MISSKLIDSIVSKFFFICAFSSIIIVMMIFVYILSMGFPQMQQWLLNGFGLDWKVNNGILSPAFYSLYTGAGSTVIAAAVGIPVAIYLAEYADIKIRNIVKPSLEVLTSIPSILVGLIGVVLIVTTIKDFFNLTISGVGVLAAWIVLFVLSLPLVASVAEDAIRAVPHELKEASLALGATKWQTTLRVSLPVAKSGIIAALVLAMGNAIGETMAVWMVVGGGVVPSAAISPTNFFGPIDTIPTLIALYYKQGESDTSQIYSLAGAAILLFIIVGGLNIAIRRMLKEQTNLNRSTK, from the coding sequence TTGATAAGCAGTAAACTTATCGACAGCATCGTGTCTAAGTTTTTTTTCATCTGTGCTTTCTCCTCGATAATTATTGTTATGATGATTTTTGTTTACATCCTCAGCATGGGATTCCCTCAAATGCAACAATGGCTTTTAAATGGGTTTGGACTAGACTGGAAAGTTAACAATGGGATTCTCTCACCTGCATTTTATTCACTCTATACAGGTGCGGGTTCAACTGTAATAGCGGCAGCTGTAGGAATTCCCGTCGCAATCTATCTAGCAGAATACGCGGACATAAAAATCAGAAACATAGTAAAACCCAGTTTAGAAGTCTTAACCTCCATACCCTCGATATTGGTAGGATTGATCGGTGTTGTTCTCATTGTTACCACCATCAAAGATTTCTTCAATCTAACCATATCTGGAGTTGGAGTCTTAGCAGCATGGATAGTACTATTTGTGCTTTCTTTGCCTTTGGTTGCGAGCGTAGCCGAAGACGCCATACGTGCTGTTCCGCACGAATTAAAAGAAGCATCATTAGCATTAGGGGCTACTAAATGGCAAACAACACTTCGTGTTTCTCTACCAGTTGCGAAGTCAGGAATAATTGCCGCCTTAGTTTTGGCCATGGGAAACGCAATAGGCGAAACTATGGCTGTTTGGATGGTTGTAGGCGGAGGTGTTGTTCCCTCGGCTGCTATCTCGCCCACAAACTTTTTCGGTCCAATAGACACCATACCAACGTTGATAGCTCTTTACTACAAACAAGGCGAGTCAGATACAAGTCAAATTTACTCGTTAGCTGGAGCGGCTATTCTTCTTTTCATAATAGTGGGGGGCTTAAACATAGCTATCAGAAGAATGTTGAAGGAACAAACTAACTTGAACAGGTCAACAAAATGA
- the ppk1 gene encoding polyphosphate kinase 1, translating to MSSAKITEKTTQNLDKILDNPEYYLNRELSWVRFNARILEEARDEWHPLLERVKFIAICGSNLDEFFMTRVARLLKKINKGSDERSMDGMDSVEQIHATRKEIIPLIEKHANCWKRELLPALSAEGLAIRKFADLPKKNRDILRESFKTSILPETKTFKEDVESTAFQNLHVSLCLEAKGKFYGVIEPPTEKFGRLIKVPQSLIREKLDLEHEYVFIEDLISNNLDLLFPNAEDVTAYPFRLTRNGEIDILMDESSDFLNSVKKGLSKRKAGFPTRLEFDKKTPDKLREALKARVGLPDYLVYEFDGPLGLVDLWQLYKVNRPDLKDKTFLPSVLPLLTPEKSVFKTVAKRDIVLYHPYDSFEVIIDLLKEAATDQRVEKICITMYRMDAKSPIVDALMEAARRGKKVTAIVELKAKFDEENNILLVSRLKEAGVDTVYNFPNFKVHAKLCLIVRREKHGLVRYAHIGSGNYNAVTAKIYGDIGYLTANQEVGLELEELFNILIKGLQEKEFKHLLVAPKTLKKEILARIDREIAVHQKTGNGYLAFKLNNLEEKDVIKALYKASMAGIKVELNVRALCCLKPGIKGVSENISVISIVGRFLEHARMYYFQNGGDSELLIGSSDLMFRNLNERVEVLFSVPDQQIRFAILKNMLKIHLKDNVKARRLLSDGTYQRVVPKEGETSLNSQFWLIKNRGVWHEYAEYIPDM from the coding sequence TTGTCATCCGCCAAGATTACAGAAAAAACAACTCAGAATCTGGACAAAATTTTGGACAACCCAGAATACTATCTTAACAGGGAACTAAGCTGGGTAAGATTCAACGCTCGCATTCTAGAAGAAGCACGTGACGAGTGGCATCCGCTGCTTGAAAGAGTGAAGTTCATAGCCATCTGCGGCAGCAATCTTGACGAGTTCTTCATGACGCGTGTAGCTCGACTTTTGAAGAAGATTAATAAGGGGTCTGATGAGCGTTCGATGGATGGGATGGATTCTGTTGAGCAGATTCATGCTACCCGCAAAGAGATTATTCCTTTAATCGAGAAGCATGCCAACTGTTGGAAGCGGGAACTTTTGCCTGCGTTGTCAGCAGAGGGCTTAGCTATTCGAAAATTTGCAGATTTACCTAAGAAGAACCGTGATATTCTGCGTGAATCGTTTAAGACTTCCATCTTGCCAGAAACGAAAACGTTCAAAGAAGATGTTGAAAGCACAGCATTTCAAAATCTTCATGTGTCGCTGTGTTTAGAGGCAAAAGGTAAATTTTACGGTGTAATCGAGCCGCCTACTGAAAAGTTTGGGCGGCTAATAAAAGTCCCGCAAAGTCTGATTAGAGAAAAACTTGACTTAGAGCACGAGTACGTGTTCATAGAAGACTTGATTAGTAACAATTTAGACCTGCTTTTTCCTAACGCCGAGGACGTAACGGCTTATCCGTTTAGGTTGACGCGTAACGGTGAAATTGACATTTTAATGGATGAATCCTCTGACTTTCTAAATTCAGTTAAGAAGGGCCTGTCTAAGAGGAAAGCAGGGTTTCCAACGCGTCTTGAATTTGACAAAAAAACTCCCGATAAGTTAAGAGAAGCGTTGAAGGCTCGGGTTGGATTGCCTGATTATTTGGTTTACGAGTTTGATGGTCCCTTGGGCTTGGTTGATTTGTGGCAGCTCTACAAAGTCAACCGCCCTGACCTTAAAGACAAGACGTTTTTGCCATCGGTCCTCCCCTTGTTAACCCCAGAGAAAAGCGTTTTTAAAACTGTGGCTAAGCGAGATATAGTGCTGTATCATCCTTACGACAGTTTTGAAGTAATAATCGATTTGTTAAAAGAGGCAGCAACTGACCAGCGAGTTGAAAAAATATGCATCACCATGTACCGCATGGACGCTAAATCGCCCATTGTTGACGCTCTTATGGAAGCGGCTAGAAGAGGCAAAAAAGTCACTGCGATAGTTGAGTTGAAAGCCAAATTTGATGAAGAAAACAATATACTGCTAGTTTCAAGGCTAAAAGAAGCAGGCGTTGACACCGTTTACAATTTCCCGAATTTTAAAGTTCATGCCAAGTTGTGCCTTATCGTTCGACGAGAAAAACACGGTTTAGTTCGGTACGCACATATCGGTTCAGGTAACTACAATGCGGTGACGGCGAAAATCTACGGCGACATCGGATATTTAACTGCTAACCAAGAAGTGGGGTTGGAACTCGAAGAGCTATTTAACATATTGATTAAGGGGCTCCAGGAAAAAGAGTTCAAGCATCTGCTTGTTGCCCCAAAAACCCTCAAAAAAGAGATTTTGGCTCGGATTGATCGCGAAATAGCTGTCCACCAAAAAACCGGGAACGGGTACTTGGCTTTTAAACTAAACAACTTGGAAGAGAAAGACGTAATCAAAGCGCTCTACAAAGCCTCGATGGCGGGAATCAAAGTTGAACTTAACGTGCGCGCGTTATGCTGCCTCAAACCGGGAATAAAGGGGGTTAGTGAGAATATTTCGGTGATTTCAATCGTAGGTCGATTTCTGGAGCATGCCCGCATGTATTACTTCCAAAACGGCGGCGACAGCGAACTTTTAATCGGTAGCTCAGATTTGATGTTTCGGAACCTCAACGAGCGTGTTGAAGTGTTGTTTAGTGTGCCTGATCAGCAGATCCGTTTTGCGATACTTAAAAACATGCTCAAGATTCACCTAAAAGATAACGTTAAAGCCAGAAGGCTTCTCAGTGATGGAACATACCAGAGGGTGGTTCCTAAAGAGGGGGAAACAAGTCTTAACTCCCAGTTCTGGCTAATCAAAAACCGAGGGGTCTGGCATGAATACGCAGAATACATCCCCGACATGTAG
- a CDS encoding GIY-YIG nuclease family protein, with translation MNSLTLKEQGFIDPLPLKGLEFNSLPSNQNCVIILTDTTLTGKPTSDILYIGKTKKLAKRIFGGYIAGYGGKTTRKIHSTLFKDGFIDKVAISWMTNDDPKAGQKDLLENFKKEHDEYPAWNNTKKTQPKPQPTAKAAKAKPSRKQSKKP, from the coding sequence ATGAACTCGCTTACTCTAAAAGAACAAGGCTTTATAGACCCCCTTCCACTCAAAGGGCTCGAATTCAACAGTTTGCCCTCAAATCAAAACTGCGTAATCATCCTAACAGACACAACACTAACCGGTAAACCAACATCTGACATACTCTACATCGGTAAAACCAAAAAACTCGCCAAACGCATCTTCGGCGGCTACATCGCTGGATACGGCGGAAAAACAACCAGAAAAATCCACTCAACGCTCTTCAAAGACGGCTTCATAGACAAAGTAGCCATCAGCTGGATGACAAACGATGACCCAAAAGCAGGCCAAAAAGATCTACTCGAGAACTTTAAAAAAGAACACGACGAATACCCAGCATGGAACAACACAAAGAAAACACAGCCGAAACCTCAACCAACCGCCAAAGCAGCAAAAGCCAAACCCTCTCGTAAACAATCCAAAAAACCCTAA
- a CDS encoding PKD domain-containing protein yields the protein MNKKYLKTVFCLIFLLIFTSTFNIPTFTLGDAQAQSTPIIGLSPSNITLTEINQVFEVNITVQNVQNLFQWSAMVTWDSSVLNIVDSPVEGNFLKDAGTTMYVVAPVNGSSTKYKDPNGTLPEIYQSLLSSLEGVSGSGILATLKFKVIKPAIDSQINLVNTYLSSPEYEPYSPTLLKLIAHKVQAPVFVTLLAGDTTIAHAGPSLTVNEGTTITLDGSKSMAKENSTFTWTFDDNGQKTLDGVTPTYAFDFPGIHNVTLTIKSGEQEASASTLITVLDITLPVARLDLVHPSDPNRLYVGEEIHFSGSRSYDADNGTIETYRWNFGDNTTESTYESVGTEAYYNFAQQGTYNVTLTVFDPRGNLTATDYLLLNVQPASSAPTPNNLSNGLTLPSTVIGVIILITFITIGGSAFWLMNISAKPNRSKKNVSIDDESTNQ from the coding sequence ATGAATAAAAAATATCTTAAAACAGTTTTTTGTTTAATTTTCTTGCTGATTTTTACGTCCACTTTTAACATACCGACTTTTACCCTCGGTGACGCTCAAGCGCAATCAACTCCTATAATTGGGCTAAGTCCTAGCAATATTACTTTAACCGAAATCAATCAAGTTTTTGAAGTAAATATCACAGTTCAAAACGTTCAAAACCTATTTCAATGGAGTGCAATGGTAACCTGGGATTCAAGCGTCCTAAACATAGTGGACTCTCCAGTAGAAGGTAATTTCTTGAAAGACGCTGGTACCACAATGTACGTTGTAGCCCCAGTTAATGGTTCGTCAACCAAATATAAAGACCCAAATGGTACTTTGCCTGAGATATATCAGAGTTTATTATCTTCATTGGAGGGTGTTTCTGGTAGCGGGATATTAGCAACATTAAAATTTAAAGTAATAAAACCTGCAATTGATAGCCAAATCAATCTCGTAAATACCTACTTGTCCTCGCCAGAATACGAGCCATATTCACCAACTCTGCTAAAACTAATCGCACATAAAGTGCAAGCTCCTGTTTTTGTAACCTTGCTAGCCGGTGATACTACGATTGCTCATGCAGGTCCTTCATTAACAGTTAATGAAGGTACAACTATAACTTTAGATGGCTCCAAATCAATGGCTAAAGAAAACTCTACCTTTACTTGGACTTTCGATGATAACGGACAAAAAACACTTGATGGTGTTACTCCGACTTACGCTTTTGATTTTCCTGGAATTCATAACGTTACGTTAACCATAAAAAGTGGTGAGCAAGAAGCATCCGCAAGTACCCTAATAACTGTACTTGATATCACCCTGCCTGTTGCGCGATTAGATCTTGTTCATCCATCTGATCCTAATAGGCTCTACGTTGGTGAAGAAATCCACTTCAGCGGTTCAAGAAGTTATGATGCTGATAATGGGACAATCGAAACTTACAGATGGAACTTTGGAGATAACACAACAGAATCGACATACGAGTCAGTTGGTACAGAAGCATATTATAATTTTGCACAACAAGGAACATACAATGTGACTTTAACGGTGTTTGATCCCAGAGGAAATTTAACTGCTACAGATTATCTCTTGTTAAACGTTCAACCTGCAAGTTCGGCCCCGACGCCTAATAATTTAAGTAACGGTTTAACTCTTCCTTCAACAGTTATCGGGGTAATAATCTTAATTACTTTTATCACGATCGGTGGCTCCGCATTTTGGCTTATGAATATTAGCGCAAAACCAAACAGAAGTAAAAAAAATGTTTCAATAGATGATGAGTCAACTAATCAGTGA
- the cyaB gene encoding class IV adenylate cyclase produces the protein MQEIEVKILEVNRERIEKQLMAFGAQKLFGADIITLLLDTQNSQIRNRKDVLRLRKQNGNVELTYKKVRVNESVKVAEEYTVQVSDLEAALKILQAIGFSPTEKMEKHRISYAVGNVRFDIDKYSGEFGFIPEFLEIEGAPNDIKKYAEALGYQEKDCLPWSTDELINHYASKKGRS, from the coding sequence ATGCAAGAAATTGAAGTAAAGATTCTCGAAGTTAACCGCGAGCGTATAGAAAAACAGCTCATGGCGTTTGGAGCACAAAAATTGTTTGGCGCCGATATTATAACGCTGCTTCTGGATACTCAAAATAGTCAAATTCGAAACCGCAAGGATGTCCTTCGGCTAAGAAAACAGAATGGTAACGTGGAATTAACCTACAAAAAGGTTCGAGTCAACGAATCGGTCAAAGTAGCCGAAGAGTACACCGTGCAAGTCTCCGACTTAGAAGCTGCACTCAAAATTCTCCAAGCCATCGGATTTTCGCCTACTGAAAAGATGGAGAAACATCGCATCAGTTACGCGGTGGGCAACGTTCGTTTTGACATCGATAAGTACAGTGGTGAATTTGGGTTTATTCCTGAATTTTTAGAAATAGAAGGCGCTCCGAATGACATAAAAAAGTACGCAGAAGCATTGGGTTACCAAGAAAAGGATTGTTTGCCTTGGTCAACTGACGAGTTAATCAATCATTACGCTAGCAAAAAAGGAAGGAGTTAG
- a CDS encoding cohesin domain-containing protein encodes MKSKKIISIALVLLLAISIPFASINGVLAAPTGAVALGNPSGTLLPVGSTFTVSGTITGASDIWQWVFTNVNWNPAVLSLTSVSEGSFLNAGGATFYAAAPADNVHGKLPEVSSTRMSATTASGSGTLVTLTFQVIGYGSSAITVESATYSDTSANPVAIQVAGTTYTGLPPPSPYGPTAIITGVSDGAFILQGTTINVDGSSSTGGFDGSATKPVTGYSWTITNPSLSISGATGSFVATTIGDMTISLTVTATGAIPETNTKTITVHVYAPPSGAAIDVYTQKGGVGPNAPSDAFGPQQNVNITALVTYNNVPVVGKDVSFEIRDQAGELVAVRTARTDANGLATTSYRLPWPSTNPEGTFGTWSINATVDVSEVVKSDIVCFCFNYLLKTTSVATLTMTNTPATNFARDTQMQVNVTVRNIASSAYTGLICVSIFDENNVPVANAKVFVTIAGGETVSTIQTLSIPHYAFIGQAKAYVDVLTQLPSLGGVPYCPEVAQTFAITL; translated from the coding sequence ATGAAATCAAAAAAAATAATATCAATAGCATTAGTTTTGCTATTGGCCATATCCATACCCTTCGCTTCAATCAATGGCGTACTTGCTGCTCCAACAGGCGCTGTAGCCCTTGGTAACCCAAGCGGTACACTGTTACCTGTTGGGTCAACCTTCACTGTATCTGGTACCATCACCGGTGCAAGCGATATCTGGCAATGGGTCTTTACAAACGTTAACTGGAATCCTGCCGTATTAAGTCTAACCAGTGTTTCAGAAGGCAGCTTCTTAAATGCAGGCGGAGCAACCTTCTACGCAGCAGCACCAGCAGATAACGTTCACGGTAAACTTCCAGAAGTCTCAAGCACACGCATGTCTGCAACTACTGCAAGTGGTAGCGGAACACTAGTAACTTTAACCTTCCAAGTTATCGGCTATGGCAGTTCAGCAATAACTGTTGAATCAGCAACATACTCTGATACAAGCGCAAACCCAGTTGCTATACAAGTTGCAGGGACAACATATACAGGCCTCCCACCGCCATCACCATACGGACCAACTGCAATAATAACCGGCGTATCTGACGGTGCGTTCATCCTTCAAGGCACAACAATCAACGTTGACGGAAGCAGCTCAACAGGTGGATTCGATGGTTCAGCTACAAAGCCAGTCACTGGATATTCATGGACAATAACCAATCCATCACTGTCAATCAGCGGTGCAACAGGTTCATTTGTAGCTACCACAATCGGTGACATGACTATATCTTTGACCGTTACAGCAACAGGTGCAATTCCAGAAACAAACACCAAAACAATAACTGTCCATGTGTATGCTCCTCCATCAGGCGCAGCAATCGACGTTTACACTCAGAAAGGCGGAGTTGGTCCAAATGCCCCCAGCGATGCATTCGGTCCACAGCAAAACGTCAACATCACAGCACTCGTAACTTACAACAACGTTCCAGTAGTAGGTAAAGATGTTTCCTTCGAAATTCGCGACCAAGCAGGCGAACTAGTTGCAGTCAGAACTGCGAGAACAGACGCAAACGGTCTAGCAACAACCTCATACAGACTTCCCTGGCCAAGCACTAATCCTGAAGGAACCTTCGGGACTTGGAGTATCAATGCAACTGTCGATGTATCAGAAGTAGTTAAATCTGACATAGTTTGCTTCTGCTTCAACTATCTACTAAAAACCACATCAGTTGCCACTTTGACTATGACAAACACACCAGCAACCAACTTTGCACGCGACACACAAATGCAAGTTAACGTCACCGTTCGAAACATCGCGTCCTCAGCATATACCGGATTAATTTGCGTGAGCATCTTTGATGAAAACAACGTACCAGTTGCAAATGCAAAAGTATTTGTCACAATTGCAGGCGGAGAGACTGTTTCAACAATCCAAACATTGAGCATTCCACACTATGCATTCATTGGTCAAGCCAAAGCATACGTTGATGTCCTAACGCAATTACCATCACTCGGCGGCGTTCCATACTGTCCAGAAGTAGCTCAAACCTTTGCCATAACTCTCTAA
- a CDS encoding cohesin domain-containing protein, translated as MPKLRNFMLVFIGLLLLCLIISTTSPTVKAQTTTMTFVASQTQISQSDVGSNLQVNIAVSSVVDLWQWSLNMSWDPAVLNLTQIKEGPFLKGADNSLVTLFVPPEIKSVQSGFFPADMVCTPFSLTSVSGSGVLATLTFKILAAQNTEIKFVRTELNKLNETQTGTTPISHVSSNLQITALQATPSPSPSPTPSNTTTPTPTIDPTPTEIPTSTPSFTPTETANPSPTHFSSPTPVNAQTDSDLTTVYLILVGGVIMAVLVAFAAFYKRR; from the coding sequence ATGCCTAAATTACGAAACTTTATGTTAGTATTCATCGGTTTGCTTCTTTTATGCCTAATTATTAGTACGACGTCTCCGACTGTTAAAGCTCAGACAACAACCATGACGTTTGTCGCATCGCAAACACAGATTTCCCAATCTGACGTAGGTTCAAACCTTCAGGTGAATATCGCTGTTAGCAGCGTAGTAGATTTATGGCAATGGTCCTTGAACATGTCTTGGGACCCAGCGGTTTTGAATTTAACTCAGATAAAAGAAGGGCCGTTTCTAAAAGGAGCCGATAATTCTCTTGTAACTCTTTTCGTTCCTCCTGAAATTAAAAGCGTCCAAAGCGGGTTCTTTCCTGCAGATATGGTTTGCACCCCATTTTCACTCACTTCTGTTAGCGGTTCTGGAGTACTTGCTACCTTGACATTTAAAATATTGGCAGCGCAGAACACAGAAATAAAATTTGTTCGCACAGAATTGAATAAATTGAATGAAACGCAGACCGGTACTACTCCGATTTCTCATGTATCGAGCAATCTTCAAATAACCGCACTTCAAGCCACGCCATCTCCTTCTCCTTCGCCCACTCCTAGTAATACTACAACACCTACTCCAACTATTGATCCAACTCCAACTGAAATCCCCACCTCAACACCAAGCTTCACACCAACTGAAACCGCTAATCCTTCACCTACTCACTTTTCTTCTCCCACACCAGTTAACGCACAAACTGATTCAGACCTAACAACAGTATATCTAATATTAGTAGGCGGTGTCATTATGGCCGTATTGGTTGCTTTTGCCGCATTTTACAAAAGAAGATAA
- a CDS encoding substrate-binding domain-containing protein yields MNIKKMIVSIALISMIIAAMFMALPVQALQSGIDSTIASNQVKIRGSSTVYPISLEAKTAFEAANPGKTIVLPEAEGSGTGLDALTQISTSTIGTDIAAASKIPDSTNPLTTSSQRNYWNTSILMSNGASNDFGMADLRIWPIGKDSIAIIVDKQNPYYSKVSQLTVQQVADVFCVGTTPGVAKYPTWKSFVQAIGGDTTGMGDEAINLVTRVLNSGTHDGFKTFFLTPAGKSDSNLAPHQEKAENQDVLDTVSNDPYALAYIGLGFLEDHPSLINGIAIGYGSTPVYVTPTKAHVLDNTYCYAANKPIYRWLWYATNGLPMKNTDGALKTDFINWVKIHPEYVDHAGYIRMLKSDFCGATPAFASQDSAPVHSSIPDDKVNAADITYFVLAYIAQYDSSRPTINPLCDYNGDRQINAADITQFVLGYIGYYNGGGF; encoded by the coding sequence ATGAACATTAAAAAAATGATAGTGTCAATAGCACTTATTTCTATGATAATTGCAGCAATGTTCATGGCGCTTCCAGTTCAGGCATTGCAGAGCGGAATTGATTCAACTATCGCCTCAAATCAGGTAAAAATTCGCGGATCTTCTACTGTCTACCCAATTAGTTTAGAAGCTAAAACCGCTTTTGAAGCAGCTAATCCCGGTAAAACCATTGTCCTTCCTGAAGCTGAGGGTAGTGGCACAGGTTTAGACGCTTTAACTCAAATTTCTACTTCAACAATCGGTACCGATATCGCTGCCGCATCAAAAATTCCAGATTCAACAAACCCACTGACTACCTCTTCTCAGAGGAACTATTGGAATACAAGCATTCTGATGTCAAACGGTGCATCAAACGATTTTGGTATGGCTGACTTACGTATCTGGCCAATCGGCAAAGACAGCATTGCTATAATAGTTGACAAACAAAACCCATACTACTCTAAAGTTAGCCAACTAACTGTCCAACAAGTAGCTGACGTTTTCTGTGTAGGCACAACTCCTGGTGTAGCAAAATATCCAACTTGGAAATCCTTTGTTCAGGCAATCGGCGGTGACACCACAGGCATGGGCGACGAAGCAATTAACCTAGTTACACGAGTTCTCAACTCAGGCACACACGACGGTTTCAAAACATTCTTCTTAACGCCAGCTGGCAAATCCGACTCAAACTTGGCGCCTCACCAAGAAAAAGCTGAAAACCAAGATGTTCTAGATACAGTTAGCAATGATCCATACGCACTTGCATACATCGGATTAGGTTTCCTTGAGGATCATCCATCCCTAATTAACGGCATTGCTATTGGCTATGGCAGCACTCCAGTCTACGTTACTCCAACCAAAGCTCACGTTCTTGATAACACTTACTGCTATGCTGCAAACAAACCCATCTACAGATGGCTATGGTACGCAACCAACGGTCTTCCAATGAAAAATACTGACGGCGCACTCAAAACTGACTTCATCAACTGGGTAAAGATTCACCCTGAATACGTTGACCACGCTGGTTACATACGCATGCTCAAAAGCGACTTCTGCGGAGCAACTCCCGCTTTCGCATCTCAAGATTCCGCGCCAGTTCACTCAAGCATCCCTGACGACAAAGTTAACGCAGCTGACATAACATACTTCGTCTTGGCTTACATTGCACAATATGACAGCAGCCGGCCAACAATAAACCCACTTTGCGACTATAACGGCGACCGACAAATTAACGCTGCAGACATCACACAGTTCGTGCTCGGATACATCGGGTACTACAATGGTGGAGGATTCTAA
- the pstA gene encoding phosphate ABC transporter permease PstA, with protein sequence MITSNLLKKIENYERSHEKRNLLAAIFMVTAGISVASIGGTKLFNALAIWLSETTLMGPQFDQMMASSTSALVLILPSLLFFVLAYLLSEAHSLGLKLAAISAFLTLSTGILTINPQLTLAGVLCFLAFEIEFFNRNFRKVTDKQFKSGITDSPIVTENLAKFGLRMSAFIGVLILLAITVYTLIRGAEFLSLDFVFRSGYNLGILVDFIDGAVQAGISDYVIGSILIVLLCEAISFPLGLCAAIYMSEYAPDNRITSTIRFFIETLAGAPSIVIALFGFYFLAQKGIGLGWGVSWLAAAVCLSFMTLPWNIRVAEEAMKSIPYSYREGAYALGATKWQTVRKVVILAAIPGIITGFILGLGAAFGETTVLILTADVGNSNLPAGLPLTGEDPGMPTLPVMIFRTYRAIVAEQYIWDKTNVAFAAGFVLLAIFLVICFAGLYARNHWAKKSGGH encoded by the coding sequence ATGATCACGAGCAATTTATTAAAAAAAATAGAAAACTATGAACGTTCACATGAAAAAAGAAACTTGCTTGCAGCTATTTTTATGGTTACAGCTGGAATATCGGTAGCCTCCATCGGAGGAACCAAGTTATTTAACGCACTGGCGATTTGGCTTTCTGAAACGACGCTAATGGGTCCCCAATTTGACCAGATGATGGCGTCCTCGACATCCGCATTAGTGTTGATCCTGCCAAGTTTACTCTTTTTTGTTTTAGCGTATTTACTCTCAGAAGCCCATTCCTTAGGTTTAAAATTAGCAGCTATTTCGGCATTTTTAACCCTAAGCACGGGCATCTTGACAATAAATCCTCAATTGACCTTAGCTGGAGTTCTTTGTTTCTTAGCTTTTGAAATAGAATTTTTCAATAGAAACTTTAGAAAAGTAACTGATAAACAGTTCAAGTCAGGGATAACTGATTCCCCCATAGTTACAGAAAATTTAGCAAAATTCGGCCTACGCATGTCAGCTTTTATCGGGGTGCTGATCCTCTTAGCAATTACAGTCTATACATTAATTCGAGGTGCAGAATTTCTTTCATTAGATTTTGTTTTCCGCTCAGGTTATAATTTGGGGATCCTTGTAGATTTTATTGATGGGGCTGTACAAGCAGGCATAAGCGACTATGTGATTGGATCGATTTTGATAGTATTGCTATGTGAAGCAATATCTTTTCCACTTGGCCTCTGTGCCGCGATTTATATGTCAGAATATGCACCGGACAACCGGATTACATCCACAATCCGTTTCTTCATAGAAACTCTGGCAGGAGCACCCTCAATAGTAATTGCGTTATTTGGCTTTTACTTCCTCGCCCAAAAAGGAATCGGATTGGGGTGGGGGGTATCATGGCTGGCAGCGGCTGTTTGTCTTTCTTTTATGACCCTTCCATGGAACATTCGAGTTGCTGAAGAAGCTATGAAAAGTATTCCATACTCATACCGTGAAGGCGCCTATGCTCTTGGTGCAACAAAATGGCAAACAGTAAGAAAAGTAGTCATATTGGCTGCAATACCTGGAATAATTACCGGGTTCATACTTGGACTAGGTGCAGCTTTTGGAGAAACGACAGTCCTAATTTTAACTGCAGATGTCGGGAACTCTAACCTACCCGCGGGTTTGCCTCTAACTGGAGAAGATCCAGGCATGCCCACGCTTCCGGTGATGATCTTTAGAACATACAGAGCAATAGTGGCAGAACAGTATATTTGGGATAAAACAAACGTTGCATTTGCAGCAGGTTTTGTACTTTTAGCAATATTTCTAGTTATATGCTTTGCAGGGTTATACGCACGTAATCATTGGGCCAAAAAAAGTGGAGGTCACTAG